The genomic segment GTCCGGAGAACTGGACGTCATCAGCGACCTGACGGCCCCCGAGGCACTGGACCAGTTCAGTGACACCTCGAAGTACACCATCGTCGAGGGCACCAGCAATGGCGAGGTCTTACTCGGCATGAACCAGGGCAAGGGTGGCAATCCGGCCCTGAAGAACCTCAAGGTGCGCCAGGCCATCAACCACGCCATCGATTGCCAGGCCCTGCTGAATGCTGTCTGGGGTGGCAAGGGCACCTTGATCGGCTCCATGGTCCCGCCCACCGACCCGTGGTACGAGGACCTGTCCAAGACCTACGACTATGACCCCGCCAAGGCCAAGCAGCTCCTCGCGGAGGCCAAGGTCAGCGGTCTCAAGCTGCGGCTTCGCGTCCCGACCCTGCCCTACGGTCCCAGTGCCGCACAGTTCATCGCCAGCCAGCTCAAGGCCGTCGGCATCACCGTCAGCGTCGAGGAGCTGGACTGGGCGCGCTGGCTGAAGGAGGTGCACGGTGACGGCAACTACGACATGACCATCGTCAACCACGTCGAGCCGCGAGACATCGTGCAGTTCGCCGATCCCAGCTACTACTGGCACTACGACAACCCCGCCTTCGCCAAGCTCATCGCCCAGGCGGATGCCGCCGACAACACCCAGTACGTCAACCTGATGAAGCAGGCGGCCAGGACGATCGCCACGGATGCCGCCGCCGGGTTCCTGTGGCTCTTCCCGCACATCGCCGTCGCCAAGGCCGACATCACCGGCATGGTTGCCAACGCCACCAATTCCAGCTTCGACGTCACGATGCTGGCCTCCCGCAACGGCTGAGCCATTGACCCGCTCCCGACTGATCGCGGGCAGGCTCGCCACCTTCCTGGCGAGCCTGCTGGCTGCTTCGGTGGTCATCTTCTGCTTGGTGAACCTGCTACCGGGCGACGTGGCCACCGCCATCCTGGGTGACCAGGCCGATGCCGAGTCCCTGGCCGCGCTGCGCGCCCAGCTGGGCCTGGACCGGCCGCTGGTGGTGCGCTACCTGGAGTGGATGGGTGACATGCTCACCGGGAACTTCGGGACCAGTGTGGGCACCGGCCAGAGCGTCGTGGGCATGATCGCCCCCAAGCTGGGCGTCACCCTGTGGCTGGTGGGTCTGGGCATGATGCTGGCCATTGCCGTCGCGGTGCCGGTGGGCATGGTCGCGGCCCTGCGGCGCCGACGCTGGAGCGGTGCCCTGATGTCCGCCCTCAGCCAACTGGGGATGGCGGTTCCCGCCTTCCTGGCCGGCATCCTGCTGGTGGTGCTCTTCGCCGTGGAGCTTCACTGGCTCCCGGCCAATGGCTACACGCCGCTGAGCAGCAATCCCGTCGAATGGGCCCGGCATCTGGTGCTCCCGGTGCTCTCACT from the Luteococcus japonicus genome contains:
- a CDS encoding ABC transporter substrate-binding protein, producing MGPVRIRRRSALAGGIALVLAGTAGCTSKPSGENTEQARNLVIGATAQPQSMDPTTQSGAAIPQALLYNLYETLVKIDGEGKLKPLLAKAWTVSPDRLTYTFTLQPGAKFSTGEPVTAQAVVDNINRIKSGKKILALLAKQMSVVADAAATDDQTVTVKLSRPSQSWLYNMASAAGVIADPNSFDTLASKPVGSGPFSFGEWKQGESVSLDRNQEYWGTAARFDKATFRYFADANSMSSAMLSGELDVISDLTAPEALDQFSDTSKYTIVEGTSNGEVLLGMNQGKGGNPALKNLKVRQAINHAIDCQALLNAVWGGKGTLIGSMVPPTDPWYEDLSKTYDYDPAKAKQLLAEAKVSGLKLRLRVPTLPYGPSAAQFIASQLKAVGITVSVEELDWARWLKEVHGDGNYDMTIVNHVEPRDIVQFADPSYYWHYDNPAFAKLIAQADAADNTQYVNLMKQAARTIATDAAAGFLWLFPHIAVAKADITGMVANATNSSFDVTMLASRNG
- a CDS encoding ABC transporter permease, whose amino-acid sequence is MTRSRLIAGRLATFLASLLAASVVIFCLVNLLPGDVATAILGDQADAESLAALRAQLGLDRPLVVRYLEWMGDMLTGNFGTSVGTGQSVVGMIAPKLGVTLWLVGLGMMLAIAVAVPVGMVAALRRRRWSGALMSALSQLGMAVPAFLAGILLVVLFAVELHWLPANGYTPLSSNPVEWARHLVLPVLSLALVQASVLTRYVRSAFIEVLGEDWFRTARSVGWTTRNAMVRHGLRNAALSVVTVLGLQLATLFVGAIVVESVFALPGLGRLLLGAVQQRELVLVQAIVMILVALVLVINALVDLSYMAIDPRLRSTEGEAR